From Primulina huaijiensis isolate GDHJ02 chromosome 15, ASM1229523v2, whole genome shotgun sequence, one genomic window encodes:
- the LOC140959382 gene encoding uncharacterized protein produces the protein MRGHGYDGAINMRGSWNGLQALFLKDCSCVYYVYCFAHRLQLALTAAAEKEVSIWLFFSKLNSICNLINGYPKRHGELHSAQRIEVAHMIATAERDTKNMVNDGASNSIRGEASGALIEMKSFDFIFILHLMHKIMGITNLLCRALQEKSLDILSAMDCVSTTKTSLRTLREEGFDLLLSHVKEVCVKYDIEIPHMEAHYKSGTDRSCQHNDSITVEHHYRFDVFTAAIDFQIEELNNRFKDDAVELLKLSCVLESKENFKLLNVDHIYRLAEKFYYLDFDSQYLHHLIMQLDHYRLDVAGHESFQNL, from the exons ATGCGTGGACATGGATATGATGGCGCTATCAATATGCGTGGTTCTTGGAATGGATTGCAGGCTCTTTTCTTGAAAGATTGCTCGTGTGtatattatgtatattgttTTGCTCATCGGCTTCAACTAGCATTAACTGCAGCTGCTGAAAAAGAGGTATCCATTTGgttattcttttcaaaattgaatTCCATTTGTAATCTCATCAATGGATATCCTAAACGGCACGGTGAGTTACATTCTGCTCAAAGAATTGAAGTTGCGCATATGATAGCTACTGCTGAACGTGATACAA AAAATATGGTGAATGATGGAGCTTCTAATTCCATTCGTGGTGAAGCTAGTGGTGCATTGATTGAGATGAAGTCTTTTgatttcatattcatattacaCTTGATGCATAAGATAATGGGGATAACAAATCTGCTTTGTCGAGCATTGCAAGAGAAATCTCTAGATATTTTAAGTGCAATGGATTGTGTTTCAACTACTAAAACTTCGCTTCGTACTTTGAGAGAAGAAGGATTTGATCTCCTACTTAGTCATGTGAAAGAAGTTTGTGTCAAGTATGACATTGAGATACCTCACATGGAAGCTCACTATAAATCTGGTACAGACCGTTCTTGTCAACATAATGATTCAATCACAGTTGAGCACCACTATCGATTTGATGTATTTACAGCTGCAATAGATTTTCAAATTGAAGAGCTTAATAATAGATTCAAGGATGATGCAgttgaacttcttaaacttagTTGTGTTTTGGAATCTAAAGAAAACTTTAAGCTTCTTAATGTTGATCATATCTATCGACTTGCTGAGAAATTCTATTATCTTGATTTCGATTCACAATATTTGCATCACTTGATAATGCAATTGGATCACTATAGACTTGATGTTGCTGGCCATGAAAGTTTTCAGAATTTATGA
- the LOC140959383 gene encoding uncharacterized protein — translation MHEIRRAYIKMWPYQPIKKECPPTKFGSQNRRFQNHWFKKFTCLEYSPSKDAAFCYLYFLFEHKHPRNPAFAIDGFKYWKRVDDGDRCIFFMHIGCNTSPHNNAVEYHDNLINIPRHIDKVINAQSSEEKQKNRLRFTSTIESIRWLTLQA, via the coding sequence ATGCATGAAATTAGACGAGCTTATATCAAGATGTGGCCGTATCAACCAATTAAAAAAGAGTGTCCACCGACCAAATTTGGAAGTCAAAATCGACGATTCCAAAATCACTGGTTCAAAAAATTTACTTGTTTAGAGTACTCTCCTTCGAAAGATGCTGCATTTTGTTATCTGTACTTCTTGTTTGAACATAAGCATCCTCGTAATCCTGCATTTGCAATTGATGGATTCAAATATTGGAAGCGAGTTGATGATGGTGATAGATGCatattttttatgcatataGGATGCAATACTTCACCACATAACAATGCTGTGGAATATCATGATAATTTGATAAATATACCTCGTCATATTGACAAAGTGATAAATGCACAATCATCAGAAGAAAAACAGAAGAACAGACTGCGGTTTACATCAACTATTGAAAGCATTCGATGGCTCACTTTGCAAGCATGA
- the LOC140959159 gene encoding uncharacterized protein, which translates to MQRIVDNVISVTKESVKTFTYESLNNIVRLINGMSALLLAILPGKTSILEGIHGWELRPTFRGPRLPRWMENGASSFNQFIHKLSIDSDTSSSVDYSSGGEDSDIIYPSSPLSQSSRFSRESSFPKIVDRRRHLVRLVLSWLLLPLRILLGIPQNLFNLASRRASETPVRARNNRPLTVRSPRRFQSLKDHVVQRATDRRRSVVEDLHLGTEIFIESIFDNVHKAAHCLLAPVDTIRRVFIWFSSRGSGSEDTSDDGLGISVSAAVLSDNDPTPIERRTTFHNSLNTDARTCRDVITELGYPYEAIRVVTADGYVLLLERIPRKDAQKVVYLQHGILDSSMGWVSNGVIGSPAFAAFDQGYDVFLGNFRGLVSREHVDKSISSRQYWTYSINEHGIEDIPAMIEKIHEIKISELKSLESNLEEVNNTDQRYKICAICHSLGGAGILMYVLTRRIEEKPHRLSRLILLSPAGFHHDSTLVLTAIESLFLLFAPLLAPFFPAFYIPTRFFRMLMNKLARDFHNLPAVGGLVQTLMSYVVGGDSSNWVGVLGLPHYNMDDMPGVAFRVALHLAQLKHSRKFTMFDYGSPASNMDVYGSSEPLDLGECYRLIDVPVDLVAGRKDKVVKPSMVREHFRLMKDAGVDVSFSEFEYAHLDFTFSHREELLSYVLSRLLLVNPNPNRVHRQKSLKMQRKYVNGEEGVKK; encoded by the exons ATGCAAAGGATCGTTGACAATGTTATTTCCGTCACGAAAGA GTCTGTCAAGACATTCACTTATGAATCACTCAATAATATTGTGAGGCTGATTAATGGAATGTCAGCATTATTGTTGGCTATTCTGCCTGGAAAGACTTCGATACTTGAAGGCATTCATGGTTGGGAGCTCAGGCCAACTTTTCGCGGACCTCGACTCCCCCGTTGGATGGAGAA TGGCGCGTCATCTTTCAATCAATTTATCCACAAACTCTCCATCGATTCTGATACTTCCTCAAGTGTAGATTATTCATCTGGGGGAGAAGATAGCGACATTATTTATCCTAGTTCTCCTTTATCGCAGAGTTCCCGATTCTCAAGGGAAAGCAGTTTCCCCAAGATTGTTGATCGGAGGAGACATTTGGTTAGACTAGTGCTCTCATGGCTTCTGCTCCCCTTGAGAATTCTTTTGGGCATTCCGCAGAATCTTTTTAATTTGGCTTCTCGACGAGCTTCTGAAACCCCTGTTAGAGCCAGAAACAACCGGCCTTTAACAGTGCGTTCTCCTAGGAGGTTTCAAAGCCTCAAGGATCATGTTGTCCAGCGGGCCACTGATCGCAGACGCAGCGTTGTTGAG GATCTCCACCTAGGTACGGAGATCTTCATTGAATCTATATTTGATAATGTTCACAAGGCAGCCCATTGCCTTCTAGCTCCTGTGGACACAATCAGAAGGGTATTTATATGGTTCTCTTCTAGAGGCAGTGGGAGTGAAGATACTTCTGATGATGGATTGGGGATCTCTGTCTCTGCAGCTGTTCTCTCAGATAATGATCCAACTCCCATAGAAAGGAGGACAACTTTTCACAACTCCCTCAATACTGATGCTCGGACATGTCGAGATGTAATAACAGAGCTTGG GTATCCATATGAAGCAATTCGTGTGGTTACTGCTGATGGTTATGTTCTTCTTTTGGAAAGGATCCCGAG GAAAGATGCTCAAAAAGTAGTCTATCTGCAGCATGGAATATTAGATTCGTCTATGGG GTGGGTATCTAATGGGGTGATTGGCTCTCCGGCCTTTGCTGCTTTTGATCAAG GGTATGATGTTTTTCTGGGAAATTTTCGTGGGTTGGTTTCAAGAGAACATGTCGACAAAAGTATCTCATCGCGACA GTATTGGACGTACTCGATAAATGAGCATGGGATTGAAGATATACCTGCGATGATAGAGAAGATACATGAAATTAAGATCTCAGAATTGAAGTCCCTCGAATCTAATCTAGAGGAAGTAAACAATACCGATCAGCGTTACAAAATTTGTGCAATTTGTCACAGCCTTGGAGGAGCGGGTATTCTAATGTATGTTCTAACACGAAGGATCGAGGAGAAGCCCCATCGACTTTCGAGGCTGATTCTCCTTTCACCAGCAGGCTTTCACCATGACTCTACACTCGTACTCACAGCAATAGAGAGCCTGTTTCTTTTGTTTGCCCCTCTCTTAGCACCTTTCTTTCCAGCTTTCTATATTCCCACTCGATTTTTTCGTATGTTAATGAATAAATTGGCTCGTGACTTCCACAACTTACCTGCTGTTGGGGGATTGGTACAAACGCTAATGAGTTACGTTGTTGGTGGTGACAGTTCGAACTGGGTCGGAGTTTTAGGTTTGCCCCACTATAATATGGATGACATGCCCGGAGTTGCATTTCGAGTGGCGCTTCATCTGGCACAATTGAAACACTCGAGAAAGTTCACAATGTTTGATTACGGTAGCCCTGCCTCCAATATGGATGTTTATGGTTCTTCTGAACCATTGGACTTGGGAGAATGCTATAGGCTTATTGATGTTCCCGTCGATCTTGTTGCAGGCAGGAAAGACAAAGTGGTCAAGCCTTCTATGGTACGAGAACACTTCAGGTTGATGAAAGATGCGGGAGTCGATGTTTCATTTAGTGAGTTCGAGTATGCGCACTTGGACTTCACATTCTCACATCGCGAGGAGCTTTTATCCTATGTTCTGTCCCGGTTGCTGCTCGTGAACCCGAATCCTAATCGAGTGCATCGACAGAAATCTCTGAAAATGCAACGAAAATATGTAAATGGAGAGGAAGGTGTGAAGAAATGA